The Daucus carota subsp. sativus chromosome 2, DH1 v3.0, whole genome shotgun sequence genome includes a window with the following:
- the LOC108206897 gene encoding protein INCREASED PETAL GROWTH ANISOTROPY 1 produces MVTGKLMGLERSSVNPKPFPPRKQPSNCQTSAKLPKGPNSRSFGVYFPRGSAQVQPRPPEVPELLHLLDEMRQRESVLKTEVLELKKFKESSSVVSVLEKRIVEKVNELKRSETMVACLGDENERLRQEVEMLHCKLFEQSRDSGERIKALEGRVLELSRMTKVETRKKNQEGSKLQRFQGLIDVSCKSNVKTNVNILEKFDYLEQSICKEKEIIESEIILPNCSGDSVEFAMSVESRMPRIPRPPPRPSVPCSDSSGCVLTLVSAQPILKVAPQPPPPPPKGLMTGEGKVRRVPEVVEFYHSLMRRDSRRDTGGGGATDGMPGTTNARNMIGEIENRSAYLLAIKSDVETQGEFIRFLIKEVEDAKFTDIQDAVAFVKWLDDELSYLVDERAVLKHFQWPEKKADTLREAVFGYCDVKKLVSEASSFRDDPQLSFIPSLKKMQVLFEKLENGAYNLSRTRELAGQRYEGFHIPIDWMLVSGFTSQIKLASVKLAMNYMKRVLAELEMVDGGSEEEELIVGGVRFAFRVHQFAGGFDAETMRAFQHLRDKARLCRIQCQNQQDCRSTAC; encoded by the exons ATGGTTACTGGAAAGCTTATGGGGCTTGAAAGATCATCTGTTAATCCAAAACCTTTCCCGCCAAGAAAACAACCATCTAATTGTCAAACTTCAGCTAAGCTCCCCAAGGGACCAAATTCACGCTCATTCGGCGTTTATTTCCCGCGTGGATCGGCACAAGTCCAGCCACGCCCACCCGAGGTCCCTGAGCTTCTTCACCTCCTGGATGAAATGCGCCAGAGGGAGTCTGTATTGAAGACAGAGGTTCTGGAGCTTAAGAAATTTAAAGAGTCGAGTTCTGTTGTTTCGGTTCTTGAAAAAAGAATTGTCGAAAAAGTTAATGAGCTTAAACGATCGGAGACCATGGTGGCTTGTTTGGGGGATGAGAATGAGAGGTTGAGACAGGAAGTTGAAATGCTGCATTGCAAATTATTTGAACAGAGTAGAGATAGTGGGGAGAGGATTAAGGCTTTGGAAGGTAGGGTTTTGGAGTTGAGTCGAATGACGAAGGTGGAGACTAGGAAAAAGAATCAAGAAGGATCAAAATTGCAGAGGTTTCAGGGCCTAATTGATGTTTCTTGTAAATCTAATGTTAAGACAAATGTAAACATTCTTGAAAAGTTTGATTATTTAGAGCAATCAATATGTAAAGAAAAAGAGATAATAGAATCGGAAATCATATTGCCTAATTGTTCAGGAGACAGTGTAGAGTTTGCTATGTCAGTTGAATCTCGGATGCCTAGAATTCCAAGACCCCCACCGAGACCAAGTGTTCCATGTTCTGATTCTTCAGGGTGTGTACTGACATTAGTTTCAGCTCAGCCCATATTGAAGGTGGCACCTCAGCCTCCCCCACCGCCACCAAAGGGGTTAATGACTGGGGAGGGGAAGGTGAGGAGAGTGCCGGAGGTTGTGGAGTTTTACCATTCTCTTATGCGAAGAGATTCAAGGAGAGATACTGGTGGAGGAGGAGCGACTGATGGGATGCCAGGGACTACCAATGCACGGAATATGATCGGGGAGATTGAGAACCGTTCAGCCTATCTGCTTGCG ATCAAATCAGATGTGGAAACGCAAGGTGAGTTCATTAGGTTCTTGATCAAAGAAGTCGAGGATGCTAAATTTACAGATATTCAAGATGCTGTTGCTTTTGTCAAATGGCTTGATGATGAGCTGTCTTACCTG GTCGATGAGAGAGCAGTGCTTAAACACTTCCAGTGGCCAGAGAAAAAAGCTGATACATTGAGAGAAGCAGTATTTGGATATTGTGAtgtgaagaagctggtgtctgagGCATCTTCTTTCAGGGATGATCCTCAATTATCTTTTATCCCTTCTCTCAAAAAaatgcaagtgttgtttgaAAA ATTAGAGAATGGAGCTTACAACCTCTCGCGCACTAGGGAATTGGCTGGCCAACGATATGAAGGATTCCATATTCCAATTGATTGGATGCTAGTTTCCGGATTCACAAGTCAG ATTAAGCTAGCCTCTGTAAAATTAGCGATGAACTACATGAAAAGAGTTCTGGCAGAGCTGGAAATGGTCGATGGTGGCTCTGAAGAAGAGGAATTAATAGTTGGAGGAGTAAGGTTCGCTTTCCGGGTACATCAG TTTGCAGGGGGATTTGATGCAGAAACAATGAGGGCATTCCAACATCTGAGAGATAAAGCAAGACTGTGCCGTATACAATGTCAAAATCAGCAAGATTGCAGGTCCACAGCTTGCTGA
- the LOC108206839 gene encoding GDSL esterase/lipase At1g28590, whose translation MASSSPPCVNTSSLLISIILVIISLVSDANATALVSSCKRFNSIISFGDSMADTGNLLHLSSSNKPPHFALPPYGETYFHTATGRCSNGRLIIDFLAQYLRIPLIPPYIGTKNKRNNFSSGVNFAVAGATAMNKKSFEEKGVHIMVKNISLETQLGWFKHLLPSLCQTVSDCDKLYKRSVVLVGEIGGNDYNHALLAGISKDVVRTFVPSVVGQIASAVTVLVKLGARSLVVPGNLPIGCSAAYLTHFMANSSKQDYDPKTGCLIWLNKFAEYHNKMLRNELNKIQELHPHANIMYADYYNAARPLFLNPKKYGFSNGALRACCGGNGPYNQNSSVECGYPPSTVCENPSLNVNWDGLHLTEAAYKFIFERLFRGRYTVPAFKTLCKVS comes from the exons ATGGCTTCTTCTTCTCCTCCTTGCGTAAACACAAGTAGTCTACTTATCTCGATTATCCTTGTAATAATTTCATTAGTTTCCGACGCAAATGCTACGGCTCTTGTATCATCATGTAAACGTTTTAACTCAATTATAAGCTTCGGTGACTCGATGGCTGACACCGGAAATCTTCTGCATCTTTCATCTTCGAACAAGCCTCCCCATTTTGCATTACCACCCTATGGAGAAACTTACTTTCATACGGCCACTGGTCGATGCTCCAATGGCCGCCTCATCATCGACTTCCTAG CTCAGTATCTTAGAATTCCACTGATACCGCCGTACATAGGCACCAAGAACAAGAGAAATAACTTCTCATCCGGAGTGAATTTCGCGGTGGCTGGAGCAACGGCCATGAATAAGAAATCTTTCGAAGAAAAAGGTGTCCATATTATGGTAAAAAACATTTCTCTAGAGACGCAATTGGGCTGGTTCAAGCACCTCTTGCCATCTCTCTGCCAAACAGTCTCAG ATTGCGACAAACTGTACAAAAGAAGTGTTGTACTCGTGGGAGAAATCGGAGGCAATGATTATAACCATGCTCTGCTTGCTGGAATAAGCAAAGACGTTGTAAGAACATTTGTACCATCTGTTGTTGGCCAGATTGCCTCGGCAGTTACT GTTTTGGTAAAGTTGGGGGCCAGGTCATTAGTAGTTCCGGGAAATTTACCAATTGGATGCTCAGCAGCTTATTTGACACATTTTATGGCTAACTCATCCAAGCAAGACTATGACCCAAAGACTGGCTGTCTTATTTGGTTAAACAAGTTTGCTGAGTACCATAACAAAATGCTTCGGAACGAGTTGAATAAAATTCAGGAACTTCATCCTCATGCCAACATTATGTACGCGGATTATTACAATGCTGCAAGGCCATTATTCCTTAATCCAAAAAAATATG GATTCAGTAATGGAGCACTAAGAGCATGCTGTGGAGGGAATGGACCATATAATCAGAACTCCTCTGTGGAGTGTGGTTATCCGCCGTCAACTGTCTGTGAGAACCCTTCCCTCAATGTTAACTGGGATGGCTTACACTTGACGGAAGCGGCATATAAGTTCATTTTTGAACGTTTATTTAGAGGGCGATACACAGTCCCGGCCtttaagacattatgtaaagtTTCATAA
- the LOC108208449 gene encoding ubiquitin-conjugating enzyme E2 20, giving the protein MSLMMGGDPGISAFPEEDNIFCWKGTITGSKDTVFEGIEYKLSLSFPADYPFKPPKLKFETGCFHPNVDIRGNICLGILQDKWSSAYDVRIIQSLLGEPNTSSPLNTQAAALWENQEEYRKMVEKLYKPAA; this is encoded by the exons ATGTCGCTAATGATGGGAGGTGATCCTGGAATTTCTGCATTTCCTGAAGAGGACAACATATTTTGCTGGAAAGGAACAATTACAGGGAGCAAAGATACGGTGTTTGAAGGAATAGAGTATAAGCTATCCCTTTCCTTTCCGGCGGATTATCCTTTCAAGCCTCCAAAGCTTAAGTTTGAGACAGGGTGTTTCCATCCTAATGTGGATATCCGTGGAAATATATGCCTAGGCATTCTTCAG GATAAATGGTCATCAGCTTATGATGTGAGGATTATACAGAGCCTTCTTGGAG AACCAAACACGAGTTCCCCTTTGAACACCCAGGCAGCAGCACTGTGGGAAAATCAAGAAG AATACAGGAAGATGGTGGAGAAATTGTACAAGCCTGCAGCTTAG
- the LOC108208361 gene encoding GDSL esterase/lipase At1g28580: protein MDSFSSPSRLNTLNLLVFHMLFIAPSSPNTYFAVLASPCKRLNSIISFGDSLADTGNLLHLSTSNIPPHFAVPPYGETYFHTPTGRFSNGRLIIDFLAQYLEVPLVAPYIGSKYHRSSANIFSSGVNFAVAGATAMDNKFFEQRGVNMTKVQNFPLGTQLGWFKEVLPSLCHTASGCEELFKRSVIFMGEIGGNDYNHALLAGASKELVQTFVPNVVGRIASAVTELLELGAKSIVVPGDLPIGCSAALLTHYMSNSSQQDYDPKTGCLTWLNQFAENHNKLLQTELKRIQERHPQAKIIYADYYNAVMPLYLSPVKLGFSNGALRACCGGTGVYHYNSNVECGKAPATACPNPSFYVNWDGLHLTEATYKFIFQRLIKGPFMIPPFKTLCTV from the exons ATGGATTCTTTTTCTTCGCCCTCCCGCCTAAACACATTGAACCTACTTGTCTTTCACATGCTTTTCATAGCACCATCATCTCCAAACACGTATTTCGCAGTACTTGCATCTCCATGTAAACGCTTAAACTCGATTATTAGCTTCGGGGACTCGTTGGCTGACACGGGAAATCTTCTGCATCTCTCAACTTCAAACATTCCTCCCCATTTTGCAGTACCACCTTATGGAGAAACTTACTTCCATACCCCGACTGGCCGATTCTCCAATGGTCGCCTCATCATAGACTTCCTCG CTCAGTATCTTGAAGTTCCATTGGTAGCACCCTATATAGGCAGCAAGTATCACAGGAGCTCTGCAAATATTTTTTCGTCCGGGGTAAATTTTGCAGTGGCGGGAGCAACGGCCATGGATAACAAATTTTTTGAACAAAGAGGTGTCAATATGACGAAAGTACAGAATTTTCCTTTAGGGACTCAGTTGGGTTGGTTTAAGGAAGTCTTGCCATCTCTCTGCCACACAGCTTCAG GTTGTGAAGAACTATTCAAAAGAAGTGTAATATTCATGGGAGAAATTGGAGGCAACGATTATAACCATGCTTTGCTTGCTGGAGCAAGCAAAGAGTTAGTGCAAACATTTGTACCGAATGTTGTTGGCCGGATTGCCTCAGCTGTTACG GAACTACTAGAATTAGGGGCCAAGTCGATAGTAGTCCCAGGGGACTTACCAATTGGATGCTCAGCAGCTTTGTTAACACATTATATGAGTAATTCATCTCAGCAAGACTATGACCCAAAGACTGGTTGCCTTACTTGGTTAAACCAGTTTGCTGAGAACCATAACAAATTGCTCCAGACCGAGTTGAAAAGGATCCAAGAACGTCATCCCCAAGCCAAAATCATCTACGCGGATTATTACAATGCTGTTATGCCACTGTATCTCAGTCCAGTTAAACTTG GATTCAGTAATGGAGCACTAAGAGCATGTTGTGGGGGGACGGGAGTGTATCATTACAACTCGAATGTGGAGTGTGGGAAAGCGCCGGCAACTGCTTGTCCGAATCCTTCGTTTTATGTTAACTGGGACGGTTTACACTTGACGGAAGCCACATATAAGTTCATCTTCCAACGTTTAATTAAAGGCCCGTTCATGATTCCACCCTTTAAGACATTATGTACAGTTTAA
- the LOC108209732 gene encoding pyruvate decarboxylase 1: MDSANQVGATSPAPITTGKFTGTLGRHIARRLVQIGVKDVFSVPGDFNLTLLDHLINEPELNLVGCCNELNAGYAADGYARAKGVGACVVTFTVGGLSVLNAIAGAYSENLPVICIVGGPNSNDYGTNRILHHTIGLPDFSQELRCFQTVTCAQAVVNNLEDAHELIDNAISTALKESKPVYISISCNLPGIPHPTFSIDPVPYCIAPKVSNQLGLEAAVEATAELLNKAVKPVIVGGPKLRVGKAQKAFEEFANASGYPIAIMPSAKGLVPEQHPHFIGTYWGAVSTSFVGEIVESADAYVFVGPIFNDYSSVGYSLLIKKEKSIIVQPNRVTIGNGPSLGWVFMADFLTALAKKLKKNSTAMDNYRRIYVPPGVALKRENSEPLRVNILFKHIQAMLSGDTAVIAETGDSWFNCQKLRLPENCGYEFQMQYGSIGWSVGATLGYAQAAKDKRVIAFIGDGSFQVTAQDISTMIRCGQRTIIFLINNGGYTIEVEIHDGPYNVIKNWNYTGLVDAIHNGEGKCWTTKVRTEDELMEAIATATGEQKDSLCFIEVLVHKDDTSKELLEWGSRVSAANSRPPNPQ; the protein is encoded by the exons ATGGATTCCGCAAATCAAGTAGGCGCAACATCGCCGGCGCCGATCACCACCGGCAAATTCACCGGAACTCTGGGGCGCCACATAGCTCGCCGCCTCGTCCAAATCGGCGTGAAAGACGTCTTCTCAGTCCCCGGTGACTTCAACTTAACTTTACTAGACCATCTCATCAACGAGCCGGAGCTCAATCTGGTGGGCTGCTGCAACGAGCTCAACGCCGGCTATGCTGCAGACGGATACGCACGCGCGAAAGGCGTGGGAGCTTGTGTTGTGACATTCACCGTTGGTGGGCTAAGTGTCTTGAACGCGATCGCCGGAGCTTATAGTGAGAATTTGCCGGTGATTTGTATCGTTGGTGGGCCCAACTCGAATGATTATGGGACTAACAGAATACTTCATCATACTATTGGGTTGCCTGATTTCAGTCAGGAGCTTCGTTGTTTTCAGACTGTCACTTGTGCTCAG GCAGTGGTTAACAACTTGGAAGATGCCCACGAGCTGATTGATAATGCAATATCGACTGCTCTGAAGGAGAGCAAACCTGTGTATATCAGCATAAGCTGCAATTTGCCTGGAATTCCTCACCCAACATTTTCTATAGACCCAGTTCCATATTGCATTGCACCAAA ggTCAGCAATCAATTAGGCTTAGAAGCCGCAGTGGAAGCaacagctgagcttttaaataaGGCTGTGAAGCCTGTCATCGTGGGAGGACCCAAGCTAAGGGTTGGAAAGGCACAAAAGGCCTTCGAGGAGTTTGCCAATGCTAGCGGGTATCCAATAGCTATCATGCCCTCAGCTAAGGGCTTGGTTCCAGAGCAGCATCCGCACTTCATTGGGACATATTGGGGTGCTGTTAGTACCAGTTTTGTGGGGGAGATAGTGGAATCTGCTGATGCCTATGTGTTTGTTGGTCCTATCTTTAATGATTACAGCTCAGTTGGGTACTCGTTACTCATTAAAAAAGAGAAATCCATCATAGTGCAGCCAAATCGTGTAACTATTGGCAACGGTCCTTCCTTGGGTTGGGTTTTCATGGCAGATTTCTTAACTGCACTGgctaagaagttgaagaagaacAGTACAGCAATGGACAATTACCGTCGTATCTATGTACCTCCAGGTGTTGCCCTGAAGCGTGAAAACAGTGAGCCTCTTAGGGTCAACATACTCTTCAAGCACATTCAG GCAATGCTAAGTGGAGATACTGCAGTGATTGCAGAGACAGGGGATTCGTGGTTTAATTGCCAAAAGCTCCGTCTTCCTGAAAATTGTGG GTACGAATTCCAGATGCAGTATGGGTCTATTGGTTGGTCAGTAGGTGCCACCCTTGGCTATGCCCAGGCTGCGAAAGACAAGCGTGTGATTGCCTTCATTGGTGATGGAAGTTTCCAG GTAACTGCTCAGGATATCTCAACAATGATTCGATGTGGTCAACGTACCATTATATTTCTGATCAACAATGGAGGATACACAATCGAAGTAGAGATTCATGACGGTCCATACAATGTGATCAAGAACTGGAACTATACTGGACTAGTTGATGCTATTCACAATGGTGAAGGCAAATGCTGGACTACCAAG GTACGCACCGAAGATGAACTAATGGAAGCAATTGCAACAGCAACAGGAGAACAAAAGGATTCATTATGCTTCATTGAAGTGCTTGTGCACAAAGACGATACAAGCAAAGAACTTCTTGAATGGGGATCCCGAGTTTCTGCTGCAAATAGTCGCCCTCCAAATCCTCAATAA
- the LOC108208050 gene encoding signaling peptide TAXIMIN 1 — MSGDDDGCECRPLGFLLGLPFAFVSLILSLIGVVIWIIGLLLTCICPCCLCVTVIVELALALIKAPFSIMKWFTKKIPC, encoded by the exons ATGTCAGGAGACGATGATGGCTGTGAGTGCAGGCCTTTGGGCTTTCTCTTGGGCTTGCCCTTCGCTTTTGTCTCTCTTATCCTCTCCCTCATCGGAGTTGTCATCTGGATTATCGG GTTGTTATTGACATGTATATGTCCGTGTTGTTTGTGCGTGACGGTGATAGTAGAGCTAGCACTGGCTTTGATCAAGGCTCCTTTTTCTATTATGAAGTGGTTCACCAAGAAAATCCCCTGTTGA